One stretch of Nomascus leucogenys isolate Asia chromosome 9, Asia_NLE_v1, whole genome shotgun sequence DNA includes these proteins:
- the FDCSP gene encoding follicular dendritic cell secreted peptide — protein MKKVLLLITAILAVAVAFPVSQDQEREKRSISDSDESSSGIFVFPYPYPFRPFPPVPFSRYPWFTRSFPIPISESDPYNSPS, from the exons atgaagaaagttCTCCTTCTGATCACAGCCATCTTGGCAGTGGCTGTTGCTTTCCCA GTCTCTCAAGACCAGGAACGAGAAAAGAGAAGT atcAGTGACAGCGATGAATCATCTTCAGGGATTTTTGTGTTCCCTTACCCATATCCATTTCGCCCATTTCCACCAGTTCCATTTTCAAGATATCCATGGTTTACACGTAGTTTTCCTATTCCAATATCGGAATCTGACCCCTACAACTCCCCTTCCTAG
- the CSN3 gene encoding kappa-casein, whose protein sequence is MKSFLLVVNALAFTLPFLAAEVQNQKQPACRENDERPFYQKTAPYVPMYYVPNSYPYYGTNLYQHRPAIAINNPYVPRTYYANPAVVRPHAQIPQQQYLPNSHPPTVERHPNLHPSFIAIPPKKIQDKIIIPTINTIATVEPTPTPATEPTVDSVVTPEAFSESIVRSTPETTTVSVTPPTA, encoded by the exons ATGAAGAGTTTTCTTCTAGTTGTCAATGCCCTGGCATTCACCCTGCCTTTTTTG GCTGCTGAGGTTCAAAACCAGAAACAACCAGCA tgccGTGAGAATGATGAAAGACCGTTCTATCAGAAAACAGCTCCATATGTCCCAATGTATTATGTGCCAAATAGCTATCCTTATTATGGAACCAATTTGTACCAACATAGACCAGCTATAGCAATTAATAATCCATATGTGCCTCGCACATATTATGCAAACCCAGCTGTAGTTAGGCCACATGCCCAAATTCCTCAGCAGCAATACCTGCCAAATAGCCACCCACCCACTGTGGAACGTCATCCAAACCTGCATCCATCATTTATTGCCATCCCCCCAAAGAAAATTCAGGATAAAATAATCATCCCTACCATCAATACAATCGCTACTGTTGAACCTACACCAACTCCTGCCACTGAACCAACGGTGGACAGTGTAGTCACTCCAGAAGCTTTTTCAGAGTCCATCGTCAGGAGCACCCCTGAGACAACCACAGTCTCAGTTACCCCACCTACGGCATAA